A stretch of the Polluticoccus soli genome encodes the following:
- the recA gene encoding recombinase RecA, whose amino-acid sequence MAAVDEKQKVLKLALDKIEKDFGKGSVMMLGDKQQDKIDVISTGSLGLDVALGVGGLPRGRVIEIYGPESSGKTTIAIHTIAEAQKKGGICAIIDAEHAFDANYARKLGVDVDNLIISQPDYGEQALEIADRLISSGAIDVVVIDSVAALVPKGELEGEMGESKMGLQARLMSQALRKLTATINRTGCCCIFINQLREKIGVMFGNPETTTGGNALKFYASVRLDIRRVSQIKDGELASGNRTRVKVVKNKVAPPFRQVEFDIIFGEGVSKIGEIIDMGVDLGILNKSGSWFSYGDSKIGQGRDAVKTFLNDNPGVAEEVENRIREALQPA is encoded by the coding sequence ATGGCAGCAGTAGACGAAAAACAGAAAGTATTGAAACTCGCTCTGGATAAGATCGAGAAGGATTTTGGTAAGGGCTCGGTAATGATGCTGGGTGATAAGCAACAGGATAAGATAGATGTCATTAGTACAGGTTCACTGGGGCTGGACGTTGCCCTCGGTGTAGGAGGTCTTCCCCGCGGCCGTGTCATTGAGATATATGGCCCTGAATCTTCGGGTAAAACAACCATTGCCATTCATACCATTGCAGAAGCCCAGAAAAAAGGTGGCATCTGCGCTATAATAGATGCTGAACACGCTTTTGATGCAAACTATGCACGCAAGCTGGGTGTAGATGTAGACAACCTCATCATTTCGCAGCCAGACTATGGTGAGCAAGCCCTGGAGATCGCAGACCGCCTGATATCATCAGGTGCCATCGATGTAGTGGTAATTGACTCCGTAGCCGCCCTGGTACCTAAAGGCGAGCTGGAAGGCGAAATGGGCGAAAGCAAGATGGGTCTGCAGGCCCGCCTCATGAGCCAGGCCCTGCGTAAACTGACAGCTACCATCAACCGTACCGGCTGCTGCTGCATATTTATCAACCAGCTTCGCGAGAAGATCGGTGTGATGTTTGGCAACCCTGAAACTACAACCGGTGGTAACGCCCTTAAATTCTACGCTTCTGTGCGCCTGGATATCCGTCGCGTTAGCCAGATCAAAGATGGCGAGCTGGCCAGTGGTAACCGTACCCGTGTAAAAGTGGTGAAGAACAAAGTAGCTCCGCCTTTTCGCCAGGTAGAGTTCGATATCATCTTTGGTGAGGGTGTTAGCAAGATCGGCGAGATCATAGATATGGGTGTAGATCTGGGTATACTGAACAAGAGCGGTTCGTGGTTCAGCTACGGCGACAGCAAGATCGGCCAGGGCCGCGATGCTGTAAAAACCTTCCTTAACGACAATCCCGGCGTGGCCGAAGAGGTCGAGAACCGCATCCGCGAAGCATTGCAACCAGCATAG
- a CDS encoding CoA-binding protein, producing the protein MEKKTMVLGASENPSRYSNIAINRLLAYGHPVVAIGRRKGKVKNVEIETEQKPIEGVDTITLYLNPTNQKPYYDYILSLNPRRVIFNPGTENDELERKLIQKGVITQEACTLVMLSVGQY; encoded by the coding sequence ATGGAAAAGAAGACCATGGTATTAGGAGCGTCAGAAAATCCGAGCCGTTATAGCAATATCGCTATCAATAGGCTGTTAGCCTATGGGCACCCCGTTGTTGCAATTGGCAGACGGAAGGGCAAGGTGAAGAACGTAGAGATAGAGACCGAACAAAAACCAATAGAAGGCGTAGACACGATAACCCTTTATCTCAATCCTACTAACCAGAAACCTTACTACGATTATATTCTGTCGCTCAACCCAAGACGGGTAATATTTAACCCCGGCACCGAGAATGACGAACTGGAAAGAAAGCTAATACAGAAAGGTGTGATCACCCAGGAGGCGTGTACACTGGTCATGCTCAGCGTAGGACAATACTAG
- a CDS encoding phytoene desaturase family protein has product MPTGHTYDVVVIGGGLGGLLSAVILAKEGKNVCVLEKDKQIGGCLQTFSLNKKVFDSCVHYIGGLGEGHTLNRIFSYAGIMDKLSLKAFDENSFDKVAFGDEDILYPQAIGKQNFIDQLLPYFPNERPALEKYIQTLTHVGDHFPLYRLRAGDPEEKVAVSGWPLMQTLESITSNKKLQNVLVGNNMLYAGEAGKTPFYLHSLVMESYIHSSHKVSPGSSQISKFLWQELQKYGGEVHRNTEVTFLKEEAGRLSYAETADGNRFYGKDFISNIHPAVLIKLIDGNTLRPAYKNRIAGLPQTISSFMLNLVLKPGAVTMQRYNTYWNASEDAFAAAHYQPNEWPANYTTFFTEDEEHPGFAESVSLLCYMHYNEVAQWADTNNRAGDEHERGQSYEQFKELKSEQLLQKVYERFPELKGNIVAHSAATPLTYRDYTGTPEGALYGIMKDVNKPAETTIATRTRIPNLLLTGQNVNLHGVLGVSITAVATCAELLGMDFLLQRIKQ; this is encoded by the coding sequence TTGCCCACCGGCCATACATACGACGTTGTTGTTATTGGCGGAGGGTTAGGCGGCTTGCTGAGCGCTGTCATTCTTGCTAAAGAAGGCAAGAACGTCTGCGTGCTTGAAAAAGACAAGCAAATAGGCGGCTGCCTGCAAACATTCTCGCTCAATAAGAAGGTCTTCGATAGCTGCGTGCACTATATTGGTGGGCTTGGCGAAGGCCACACCCTCAATCGCATCTTCAGTTATGCGGGCATCATGGACAAACTCTCGCTAAAAGCCTTTGACGAGAACAGCTTTGACAAGGTAGCTTTCGGAGACGAGGACATTCTCTACCCTCAAGCCATCGGCAAGCAAAACTTCATCGACCAACTGCTGCCCTACTTTCCCAACGAGCGTCCTGCACTAGAGAAGTATATCCAAACCCTTACTCACGTCGGCGACCACTTCCCTTTGTACCGCCTGCGCGCTGGCGACCCTGAAGAGAAGGTCGCAGTATCAGGTTGGCCGTTGATGCAGACACTGGAAAGCATCACTTCCAACAAGAAACTACAGAATGTCCTGGTCGGCAACAACATGCTCTATGCGGGTGAAGCAGGCAAAACGCCATTCTACCTGCATTCGCTGGTGATGGAGAGCTATATACACAGCTCGCACAAAGTATCACCAGGCAGCTCACAGATCTCCAAGTTCCTATGGCAGGAACTACAGAAATATGGCGGAGAGGTGCATCGAAATACCGAGGTCACTTTCCTTAAAGAAGAGGCCGGTCGCTTAAGCTACGCTGAAACGGCCGATGGCAACCGCTTCTATGGCAAAGACTTCATCTCCAACATACACCCCGCCGTCCTGATCAAGCTTATAGACGGCAACACCTTGCGTCCCGCTTATAAGAACCGCATAGCTGGCCTGCCGCAGACCATATCTTCCTTCATGCTGAACCTGGTGCTGAAGCCCGGCGCCGTGACCATGCAGCGCTATAACACATACTGGAACGCCAGCGAGGATGCATTTGCAGCTGCACATTACCAGCCCAATGAATGGCCGGCTAACTACACCACCTTCTTTACCGAAGATGAAGAGCACCCTGGCTTTGCTGAGAGTGTATCGCTGCTTTGCTATATGCATTACAACGAAGTAGCTCAATGGGCCGACACCAACAACCGTGCGGGCGATGAACACGAACGTGGCCAATCATACGAACAATTCAAAGAACTAAAGTCCGAACAGCTGCTGCAGAAAGTATACGAACGCTTCCCTGAACTGAAAGGCAATATTGTTGCTCACTCAGCGGCTACACCACTCACCTATCGCGACTATACGGGCACTCCTGAAGGCGCACTATACGGCATCATGAAGGATGTCAACAAACCTGCAGAAACCACCATTGCTACCCGCACCCGGATACCCAACCTGCTGCTAACCGGTC
- a CDS encoding pirin family protein: MRSIKQIHKARFAPIADLITYSPLPSANLDQVDPFLFLNHHGPQTYPENNNGLPFGPHPHRGMETVTFIIDGDIMHQDSTGHKSVITAGGVQWMTAGRGLIHSEISSDEFKQHGGNMEILQLWVNLPARFKMTEPYYKGLQKEDIPSVITDNGKVTVNLMSGDYEGQKAAFHSLSGVTINTIEMKEGGKLQLTIPADHNIFFYMIRGKVTVNGTEAEMLQLVDFNNDGDQLDIEAKADSIILFGHAQPFNEPVVAQGPFVMNTEEDIIQAYNDYRMGKFGTWKE, encoded by the coding sequence ATGAGATCCATTAAACAAATTCACAAAGCACGGTTTGCACCTATTGCAGACCTGATCACCTATTCGCCCCTTCCATCTGCTAACCTCGACCAGGTAGACCCATTCCTGTTCCTGAACCACCACGGTCCGCAAACGTACCCGGAAAATAATAATGGCTTGCCTTTCGGCCCGCACCCGCACAGGGGTATGGAGACTGTTACCTTCATTATAGACGGCGACATTATGCACCAGGACTCTACGGGTCACAAAAGCGTGATCACCGCAGGTGGCGTACAATGGATGACAGCAGGACGCGGGCTGATACATTCTGAAATATCATCTGATGAGTTTAAGCAGCATGGCGGCAACATGGAGATACTCCAGCTTTGGGTAAACCTGCCAGCCAGGTTCAAAATGACCGAGCCATATTATAAAGGGCTGCAAAAAGAGGATATTCCTTCAGTAATCACAGACAACGGCAAGGTCACCGTTAATCTTATGTCCGGCGATTACGAAGGACAAAAAGCAGCCTTCCACTCTCTTAGCGGTGTGACCATCAACACGATAGAGATGAAGGAAGGGGGCAAACTCCAACTCACAATACCTGCCGACCACAATATCTTCTTCTATATGATCCGCGGTAAGGTAACAGTCAACGGCACAGAGGCAGAAATGTTGCAACTGGTTGATTTTAATAACGATGGAGACCAGCTTGATATCGAAGCCAAGGCCGACAGCATCATACTTTTCGGTCATGCCCAGCCTTTTAATGAGCCGGTGGTAGCCCAGGGGCCATTTGTTATGAATACCGAAGAAGATATCATCCAGGCCTATAATGATTACCGTATGGGCAAGTTCGGCACGTGGAAAGAATAA
- the rpsG gene encoding 30S ribosomal protein S7: MRKAQAKKLPLAPDPKFSDKQVTRFVNCLMWGGNKTVVLSAFYDALDKVTQMSGEEGYEVWKRALVNVTPAVEVRSRRIGGATFQIPTEVRPDRKISLSMKWLIRFSRERNGRTIADKLANEIVAAAKGEGGAFKKKEDTHRMAEANKAFAHFKV; encoded by the coding sequence ATGAGAAAGGCACAAGCTAAAAAGCTTCCATTAGCACCAGATCCTAAATTCAGCGACAAACAAGTTACCCGTTTCGTTAACTGCCTTATGTGGGGTGGTAACAAAACTGTAGTTCTGAGCGCTTTCTACGATGCGCTGGATAAAGTAACTCAAATGTCGGGTGAAGAAGGTTACGAGGTATGGAAACGCGCCCTGGTTAACGTAACTCCTGCTGTAGAGGTTCGTAGCCGTCGTATTGGTGGTGCTACTTTCCAGATCCCTACTGAAGTTCGCCCTGACCGTAAAATATCACTGAGCATGAAATGGTTGATCCGTTTCAGCCGCGAGCGCAACGGCCGCACTATCGCTGACAAACTGGCTAACGAGATCGTAGCTGCAGCGAAAGGTGAAGGTGGTGCTTTCAAAAAGAAAGAAGATACACACCGTATGGCTGAAGCGAACAAAGCTTTCGCTCACTTCAAGGTTTAA
- a CDS encoding anhydro-N-acetylmuramic acid kinase, whose protein sequence is MVYNVIGLMSGSSLDGLDICYTSLEETRGQWKFDILEAETIPYSKEWTSELHRAPQLGMADFLKLNTRYGRFIGEKVNAFIKKYGIDHKVHFIASHGHTVFHEPANATTCQIGDGATIAAVTGLPVISDLRSLDVALGGQGAPIVPIGDKLLFGNFDYWLNIGGIANMTVRNGENLMAFDVCPANQVLNELAAREGKDMDFEGYMAKEGTVLADVLSQLNSQEYYKKPAPKSLSNEMAKQLVFPSLLLTEHNTKDLLRTAVEHIAHQIADAVKNYPHAKEEASMLVTGGGAFNNFLVEQLREELKPYKVNPVVPYEQVVKFKEALVMALIGALRWREETNVLSSVTGASKDSVGGALWMGHSYSGD, encoded by the coding sequence ATGGTTTACAATGTTATCGGCCTGATGTCGGGCAGCTCGCTGGATGGATTGGATATTTGCTATACGTCTTTGGAAGAGACACGCGGACAGTGGAAGTTTGACATACTTGAGGCGGAAACGATCCCTTATAGTAAAGAGTGGACATCAGAATTGCACCGGGCACCACAACTGGGCATGGCCGATTTCCTGAAACTGAATACCCGCTATGGGCGATTTATTGGCGAAAAAGTAAACGCATTCATCAAGAAATACGGTATAGACCATAAAGTACATTTCATAGCTTCTCACGGACATACCGTTTTTCATGAGCCTGCTAATGCCACTACCTGCCAGATAGGCGACGGCGCCACGATCGCTGCTGTGACGGGCCTGCCTGTTATCAGCGACCTGCGTTCGCTGGATGTAGCGCTGGGTGGGCAAGGAGCACCGATCGTACCCATTGGCGATAAGTTGTTATTCGGCAATTTTGACTACTGGCTAAATATTGGCGGTATAGCCAATATGACCGTGCGCAACGGTGAGAACCTGATGGCGTTTGATGTGTGTCCTGCCAACCAGGTGTTGAACGAGCTGGCAGCGCGTGAAGGAAAGGATATGGATTTTGAGGGGTATATGGCGAAGGAGGGTACTGTACTTGCAGATGTATTGTCCCAATTGAACAGCCAGGAATATTATAAGAAGCCTGCTCCGAAGTCCCTGAGCAACGAAATGGCTAAGCAACTGGTGTTCCCGTCTCTGCTTTTGACCGAACATAACACAAAAGACCTGCTGCGCACGGCAGTGGAGCATATAGCTCACCAGATAGCAGACGCCGTGAAAAACTACCCGCATGCGAAAGAAGAAGCCAGTATGCTGGTGACAGGTGGTGGTGCGTTTAATAATTTCCTGGTAGAACAGCTGCGCGAAGAACTGAAGCCTTATAAGGTAAATCCTGTGGTGCCTTACGAGCAGGTGGTGAAATTCAAAGAGGCCTTGGTAATGGCTCTGATAGGTGCGCTCCGGTGGAGAGAAGAAACCAACGTGCTATCGAGCGTCACCGGCGCCTCAAAAGATAGCGTAGGCGGTGCGTTGTGGATGGGGCATAGCTATTCAGGGGATTAA
- a CDS encoding M16 family metallopeptidase encodes MKLLTDCTRMRFLAFLVLLITGFQAAFAQLNLSDPIPTDPKVLKGKFANGLTYYVRPNQKPEKKVELRLIVNAGSVLEDDDQQGLAHFMEHMNFNGTKNFEKNELVSYLQSIGVEFGADLNAYTSFDETVYILPVPTDKPGNLEKGFQIIEDWAHNALLTTQDIDEERGVVLEESRLGKGADMRMLDKYLPRLMNGSKYAVRLPIGKDEILKNFKPDVIRRFYKEWYRPNLMAVAVVGDIDTATAMKYLRQHFATITGPASVRPRTEFDAPARTKAEAMVVTDKEATNYTLQIIFPSVKQEPEKVLTDYRKFLQRELVTQMINRRLSDLVRSGNPPFPYAQASFEGWARHYESFYAAAGFGEWGLEKALTALTAEIVRARQHGFTESELDIAKRNMLAGVEKAYNERNTTQSSTIISEYIRNFLEQETMPGIENEYLYTKEMLPGIKVDEINKLTSQWLAGDNTFSLITGPEKAGVKLPTDAELVAMTQKGLQQTVQPMEEKAVASSLMEKKPVAGKVVSKNVDKDFNAVTYTLSNGIKVTVKPTDFKSDEIILTGVKKGGTNNYGVADKYSAQYAASVVNTMGLAGFTPTDLEKVMAGRNARASADIDNIKVRVSAGSSVKDIETMFQLLYLRIMEPRKDVELFNAYKQKQKMQLQFMMANPQYAFIDTTVKVLYNNNPLMPAMVPKPEHFDAINLDRAIEIYKNEVGGADGYHFFIVGNVTQEAIVPYLETYLASIPSQNETPSFKDNGVRAITGKKHMEVRKGKEPQSLIMAMWHGDIKYSEKLEMEADALAEVLNIKVIEELREKLGSIYGGGFYAQVSKEPYQHYSVGMQLPCGPENVEKLLTASREEIDVMRTKGPNKVDLDKVKSQWHEKHRTNVKENGYWSGRMEDVLFWGNDRDHVFEYDKWIDKLEPSDIKETADKLFGGNEFISVLYPEGT; translated from the coding sequence ATGAAACTACTAACCGACTGTACGCGCATGCGTTTTCTTGCCTTTCTTGTCTTACTAATTACAGGTTTCCAGGCAGCTTTTGCCCAGCTTAACTTGTCAGATCCCATACCTACGGATCCCAAAGTGCTAAAAGGGAAATTCGCCAACGGCCTTACTTATTATGTTCGGCCGAACCAGAAGCCGGAGAAAAAGGTAGAACTGCGCCTCATAGTGAATGCGGGTTCTGTGCTGGAAGACGATGACCAGCAGGGGCTTGCACACTTCATGGAGCACATGAATTTCAATGGCACCAAGAACTTCGAAAAGAATGAACTGGTGAGCTACCTGCAATCCATAGGCGTAGAGTTCGGCGCCGACCTGAATGCCTACACTAGCTTTGACGAGACAGTATACATACTGCCTGTTCCAACAGACAAACCCGGCAATCTGGAAAAGGGTTTTCAGATAATAGAGGACTGGGCACACAATGCATTGCTGACTACCCAGGATATAGATGAAGAACGTGGTGTAGTGTTGGAAGAGAGCAGGCTGGGCAAGGGTGCCGACATGAGGATGCTGGACAAATACCTGCCGAGGTTGATGAATGGCTCCAAATATGCAGTGCGTCTGCCAATAGGTAAGGACGAGATACTTAAGAATTTTAAGCCCGACGTTATTCGTAGGTTTTATAAAGAGTGGTACAGGCCCAACCTGATGGCTGTAGCTGTAGTGGGCGATATTGATACTGCGACTGCAATGAAATATCTGCGCCAGCACTTTGCCACGATCACAGGTCCGGCTAGCGTAAGGCCGCGTACAGAATTTGACGCGCCAGCGCGCACCAAGGCTGAGGCTATGGTTGTAACTGATAAAGAGGCTACCAATTATACGTTGCAGATCATCTTCCCTTCGGTAAAACAGGAGCCAGAGAAAGTGCTGACTGATTACCGTAAGTTCCTTCAGCGCGAGTTGGTGACGCAGATGATCAACCGCCGCCTTAGCGACCTGGTACGCAGCGGTAACCCACCTTTCCCGTATGCGCAAGCTAGTTTTGAGGGCTGGGCTCGTCATTACGAGAGCTTTTACGCTGCTGCCGGATTTGGTGAGTGGGGGCTTGAAAAAGCACTCACCGCGCTTACCGCAGAAATAGTACGCGCAAGGCAGCACGGTTTTACCGAAAGCGAACTCGACATTGCTAAGCGCAACATGCTGGCAGGTGTAGAAAAAGCATATAATGAGCGTAACACTACGCAAAGTAGTACGATCATATCGGAGTATATACGCAACTTCCTTGAGCAGGAAACAATGCCTGGCATTGAGAACGAATACTTGTACACAAAAGAAATGTTGCCGGGTATAAAAGTGGATGAAATAAACAAACTTACCAGTCAATGGTTGGCTGGTGATAATACATTTAGCCTGATAACTGGTCCTGAGAAAGCTGGCGTGAAATTGCCCACGGACGCTGAACTGGTCGCTATGACGCAAAAAGGTCTGCAGCAAACGGTGCAACCTATGGAGGAGAAAGCAGTGGCATCTAGTCTGATGGAGAAAAAACCGGTGGCCGGTAAGGTTGTTTCTAAGAATGTGGATAAGGACTTTAATGCTGTTACTTATACGCTGAGCAATGGTATCAAGGTAACGGTAAAACCTACTGATTTTAAAAGCGATGAGATCATACTGACTGGTGTGAAAAAAGGTGGCACAAATAACTATGGAGTTGCTGATAAATACAGCGCACAATATGCCGCCAGCGTGGTTAACACCATGGGCCTTGCCGGCTTTACGCCAACTGACCTCGAAAAAGTAATGGCTGGACGTAATGCTCGCGCGTCTGCAGACATTGATAACATTAAGGTCAGAGTGAGCGCTGGTAGCAGCGTAAAGGATATTGAAACTATGTTCCAACTGCTGTACTTGCGGATAATGGAACCGCGGAAGGACGTTGAATTGTTCAATGCATATAAACAGAAACAAAAGATGCAGTTGCAGTTCATGATGGCCAATCCGCAATATGCCTTTATCGATACTACTGTTAAGGTGTTGTATAATAACAATCCGCTTATGCCGGCTATGGTACCAAAGCCTGAGCATTTTGATGCTATCAATCTTGACAGGGCTATCGAGATATACAAGAATGAAGTGGGTGGAGCCGATGGTTACCATTTCTTCATTGTGGGTAACGTGACCCAGGAAGCTATTGTGCCTTACCTGGAAACCTATCTTGCCAGCATACCATCTCAAAACGAAACGCCTTCTTTCAAGGACAATGGCGTACGTGCTATAACTGGTAAGAAGCACATGGAGGTGCGGAAGGGTAAGGAGCCGCAAAGCCTGATCATGGCGATGTGGCACGGCGACATAAAATATTCGGAGAAACTGGAGATGGAAGCTGATGCGCTGGCTGAGGTGCTGAATATTAAGGTGATAGAAGAACTCCGGGAAAAGCTGGGTAGTATTTATGGCGGAGGTTTTTATGCGCAGGTTTCGAAAGAGCCTTATCAGCACTATTCTGTAGGTATGCAGCTGCCTTGCGGACCTGAGAACGTAGAAAAGCTCCTGACTGCGTCGAGGGAAGAGATAGATGTTATGAGGACCAAAGGGCCAAACAAGGTTGACCTGGACAAAGTGAAGAGTCAATGGCATGAAAAGCACCGTACCAATGTTAAAGAGAATGGCTACTGGAGCGGACGGATGGAAGACGTGCTGTTCTGGGGTAATGATCGCGACCATGTATTTGAGTACGACAAATGGATCGATAAACTGGAACCGTCAGATATTAAAGAGACAGCAGACAAGTTGTTTGGTGGAAATGAGTTCATTTCCGTCCTGTATCCGGAAGGAACCTAA
- the glmM gene encoding phosphoglucosamine mutase: MALIKSISGIRGTIGGMPGSALTPIDVVKFTTSYGAWIAEQGNNKKIIIGRDGRISGQMVRDLVAATLQGMGFNVLDLGLSTTPTVEMAVKMEDAAGGIILTASHNPKEWNALKLLNKDGEFLSAEAGQWILDHAAKGEADYAEVNKIGTVTSDDSYIQKHIDEILKHPLVDVEAIKKKNFKIVVDPVNSTGAISVPVLLKALGVKDVKVINEEVTGKFAHNPEPLPENLSELCHTVEKQNAHLGIAVDPDVDRLCFVCEDGSLFGEEYTLVAIADYVLTHKKGNTVSNLSSTRALRDVTEKHGGQYFPSAVGEVNVVKKMKEVEAVIGGEGNGGVIVPELHYGRDALIGIGLFLTHLAKSGKSAKLLRNTYPDYFISKNKIELNENVDVKNIFKQIKEKYKKQPINTEDGLRIEFDTDWVHLRTSNTEPIIRIYAESGTETTSANIAKRIMADIKEMMLENVH; the protein is encoded by the coding sequence ATGGCACTAATCAAATCTATATCTGGAATCAGAGGCACCATCGGTGGTATGCCCGGCTCAGCGCTCACTCCCATCGATGTGGTAAAGTTCACCACTTCATACGGAGCATGGATAGCAGAGCAAGGCAATAATAAAAAGATCATTATCGGACGCGACGGCCGCATCTCCGGCCAAATGGTTCGCGACCTGGTGGCTGCAACATTGCAGGGTATGGGATTCAATGTCTTAGACCTTGGCCTGAGTACTACACCTACCGTTGAAATGGCTGTAAAAATGGAAGACGCTGCAGGCGGTATCATCCTCACTGCCAGTCACAATCCAAAAGAGTGGAATGCCCTGAAACTGCTCAATAAAGATGGAGAGTTCCTGAGCGCCGAAGCCGGTCAATGGATACTGGACCATGCAGCAAAAGGCGAAGCCGACTACGCAGAAGTAAACAAGATTGGTACTGTAACCTCAGACGACAGCTATATCCAAAAGCATATCGATGAAATACTGAAGCATCCACTGGTGGATGTTGAAGCCATCAAAAAGAAGAACTTCAAAATAGTTGTTGACCCTGTTAACTCGACAGGTGCAATATCCGTTCCCGTGCTGCTTAAGGCTCTTGGTGTGAAAGATGTAAAAGTGATCAACGAAGAAGTGACCGGCAAGTTCGCTCATAACCCCGAGCCGCTTCCTGAAAACCTTTCTGAGCTTTGCCACACTGTGGAGAAGCAGAATGCTCACCTCGGCATTGCTGTTGACCCCGACGTCGACCGCCTTTGCTTTGTGTGCGAAGACGGCAGCCTGTTTGGTGAAGAATACACGCTGGTAGCTATAGCCGACTACGTTCTAACTCATAAAAAAGGCAATACTGTTTCTAACCTCTCTTCTACCCGCGCCCTGCGCGACGTAACCGAAAAGCATGGTGGACAATACTTCCCCAGCGCTGTTGGTGAAGTGAATGTAGTAAAGAAGATGAAAGAAGTAGAGGCCGTGATAGGTGGCGAAGGCAATGGTGGCGTTATTGTTCCTGAACTGCACTATGGCCGCGATGCGCTTATTGGCATTGGCCTGTTCCTGACGCACCTGGCAAAATCAGGCAAAAGCGCCAAACTGCTGCGCAATACTTATCCCGACTACTTCATCTCGAAGAATAAGATCGAACTGAACGAGAATGTGGATGTAAAGAACATCTTCAAGCAGATCAAAGAGAAGTATAAAAAACAGCCTATCAATACTGAAGACGGCCTGCGTATTGAATTCGATACTGACTGGGTGCACCTGCGTACATCCAACACCGAACCCATTATACGTATCTACGCAGAAAGTGGTACTGAAACCACTTCCGCAAATATCGCCAAGCGCATAATGGCCGATATCAAGGAAATGATGCTGGAAAACGTTCACTAA
- the rpsL gene encoding 30S ribosomal protein S12 → MPTIQQLVRKGRQQIRAKSKSRALDACPQRRGVCTRVYTTTPKKPNSALRKVAKVRLTNKVEVIAYIPGEGHNLQEHSIVLIRGGRVKDLPGVRYHIVRGALDTAGVKDRKQSRSKYGTKKEKAKK, encoded by the coding sequence ATGCCTACAATACAGCAATTAGTTCGTAAGGGTCGTCAGCAGATCCGCGCCAAGTCAAAGTCTCGTGCTTTGGATGCTTGTCCACAACGCCGCGGTGTATGTACCCGTGTATACACTACTACTCCAAAAAAACCAAACTCTGCCCTGCGTAAAGTAGCCAAAGTGCGCCTTACCAACAAAGTAGAGGTTATCGCTTACATTCCAGGTGAAGGTCACAACCTGCAAGAACACTCGATCGTACTGATCCGTGGCGGTCGTGTTAAAGATCTTCCGGGTGTACGTTACCACATCGTACGTGGTGCGCTGGATACTGCCGGTGTAAAAGACCGTAAGCAGAGCCGCTCTAAGTACGGTACCAAGAAAGAAAAAGCTAAAAAATAA
- a CDS encoding FMN-binding negative transcriptional regulator has translation MYKMPDFTEHDTQVVLEFMKANPFVTLIGNNGSTSVATQIPVLVEEKGDKLILRGHIMRKTDHHLAFEKNPEALVLFTGPHCYVSSSWYAERNVGSTWNYMTVHARGAVKFLDNDGTTQIIDDLTHKYESDQKQPELVQHMPADYISQMVKAIAGFEIEVESIYPLFKLSQNRSDVSYKSIVTHLLDTACHDEQQIANEMVQRRANLFEL, from the coding sequence ATGTACAAAATGCCCGACTTCACAGAGCATGACACTCAGGTAGTTCTGGAATTCATGAAAGCCAACCCATTTGTAACGCTGATAGGCAACAACGGCAGCACCAGTGTTGCTACGCAGATACCCGTGCTGGTTGAAGAAAAAGGCGACAAGCTCATCCTTCGCGGGCATATCATGCGCAAGACCGATCATCATCTTGCTTTTGAAAAGAATCCGGAGGCACTGGTACTGTTTACAGGACCACATTGCTACGTCAGCTCCAGCTGGTATGCCGAGCGCAACGTCGGCAGCACATGGAACTATATGACCGTACACGCGCGCGGTGCAGTAAAGTTCCTCGATAACGATGGCACCACTCAGATCATCGATGACCTCACACATAAATACGAAAGCGATCAAAAACAGCCCGAATTGGTGCAACACATGCCGGCAGATTATATCAGCCAGATGGTAAAAGCCATTGCAGGATTTGAGATTGAAGTTGAATCAATTTATCCCTTATTCAAACTCAGCCAGAACCGCAGCGATGTTAGCTATAAGTCTATTGTAACCCACCTGCTTGATACGGCCTGCCACGATGAGCAACAGATAGCGAATGAAATGGTGCAACGACGGGCAAACTTATTTGAACTATAG